CGCGCCTTGACGGTGAGCAGCCCTTCGATGAGCGCGACGATGGCGCCACGGTAGTCCGCGGCGGACGCGCCCGCGTCGATGGCCAGCGCCGCGCGGTCGAACGCCGCCGACAAGAGCCCCGTGAGCGCGTCGAGCGGCCCCTTGACCATCGTGCCTTCGCGCATCGCCGCGGCCAGCCCCTCCCGCAGCGTGCGGCCCGCGTGGCGGAGGTCGATGGCATCCATCTCCGCGCGGCCGAGCACCGCCGGGCCGTCGAGGAGCAACAGCCGGGTGCGCCCTGGCAGGGCCATGGCCGCGAGATAGGCGTCCGCTCCGGCGAGCAGCGCCCGGCGCACCGGGAGCGCTGGCGGCGTGGCGCGCTCAATCTCCTCGGCGACGGCGAGCGCCTCCTGCTCGACCACCGCGCGGAAGAGCGCCTGCTTGTCCTCGAAGTGGTGGTACAGCGCGCCCCGAGTCACGCCGGCCGCGGCGGCGATTTCCGGCGTGCTGGTCTCCGCATAGGACTGGTCCGTGAAGAGCTTGCGCGCGGCCCCAATCAGGTCCCCACGAGTCACTTCCGTCCGCTCACGGTTCGAGCGCCTGCCTGCTCTACGTTGCATACATGCAGCCTGTATGTTAGTGGAATGGAAGCTACATACAGACTGTATGTACCTTGGAGGAGGAGCGAAAGAGATGAAGACCACCGCCTACTACCCGGTGTTGCTGGCCCCCGACGTGGCGGAGGCCGCGCGCTTCTACGTCACGCACTTCCAGTTCAAGCCCCTGTTCGAGAGCGACTGGTACGTGCACCTGCAGTCGACCCGGAGCTCGAGCGTCAACCTCGGCATCGTCCGGAACGACCACGAGACGCTCCCGCAGGCCTCGCGGGGAAGCACCTCCTGCCTGCTCCTCAACTTCGAGGTGGACGACCCGGACGAAGTCTACGCGCGAGTCCAGGCGGCGAACCTGCCCATCCTCCGGACCCTGCGCGACGAGCCGTTCGGACAGCGCCACTTCATCACCGCGGACCCGAACGGGGTGATGATTGATGTCATCAAGCCCATCCCCCCGTCGGCCGAGTTCGCAGCGCAGTATGCCGACGAGGCGCTACCGCGCTGAGGCCCGACCCAAGCAGGCTACGGCGCGTCCAGCGCGTGCTGCCGGAAGAAGTCCCACATGAAGGTGGTGGCGTCCGGGCCCGAGGGGTCCGCGAACGGGTAGCGCGCGTCTCCTCCCGGCCAGGCGTGGCCCATGCCGCGGATGGAGTAGTGCCTTGCCAGCAGCTCGCCCCCGTACACGTAGTCCGTCACGGTATACGTCCGGCCTCCGGGCACGCTGGCACTCGCCTTCCACGTCGCCACGTAGCGCACGCTGTCGTTGTTCAGGCCGTCATCACCGTAGTCACTGGTCTGCAGGAACTGCCGCACCGCCTGCTCGCCATTGATGGGGTTGACGACGTCGTCCTCGGTGCCATGCATGACGAGCACCGGCACCGTCCGGCCCGGCCGGCCCGAGCACACCCACGCATCCCTGCCCCGGTCATCCGGGTGGTAGATGCTGCCGAACGTCATCGCCCACGCGGTGCCTGAAATCGTCGTGGCCGCCTTGTACATCGCCCCCGCGCCCACCATGCCGGCGGCGAAGACGTCCGAGTAACAGGCCATCAGCGTGCCCGCCATGACGGCCCCGGCGGAGACTCCGCCGACGTAGACGCGGCGCGCGTCCACCGCGTAGTGCTGCTTCACCAGGTCCACCATGCCGACCATCAGCGCGGGCTCGCCCGAGCCGCGCTCCTGGTTGGTGCCGAGCATGAAGTTCCAGCACTGAGTGGGATTGGCGAACACCGCCTGGTTTGGATAGAGCACCAGGAACCGCTCCGCGTCCGCCTTCACGTTCAGCCGAGTGAGGCCGGCGAACTGGTCCGGGTTCTGGAGGCAGCCGTGCAGCGCCACCACCAGCGGGAGCGGCGCGTCGGGCTGGTAGCCCTCGGGCACCCAGAGCTGGAAGCCCCGTCCGCCATGGTAGCCGTGCACCCAGGAGCCGGCCTCGGCCGGTGCTCCCGTGAAGAGTGCGAGAGACACGAGCAGCATCCGCGCGAGCGCGCCAACACTCCGACTCATCGACATGGCCTGCCTCCTTCGGGGGAACTTCGGACCGCTCAGGCTGGGAGCCGCGTGGCCGGCGCCGCGCCTTCGACTTCGCGCAGGAAGCCCTCCACCGCCTCGGCGAGCTGCTCGGGCTGGTCGAGCGGCGCGGCATGTCCGGAGTCGCTCAACACCTGGAGGCGGGCGTCCCGGAGCAGGGCCACGTACGCCTGCTTCTCGGACAGCGGCGTGTAGTCGCGCTCGGAGTGGAGCACCAGCACGGGACAGGCGATGTCCTTCACGCGCTCCAGCACGCTCCAGCCGAGGAGCCCACGCGTCGCCCGCCGGTACGCATCCGCGTCGTTGTGCCCGAGGGTGTCCAGCACGCGCTGCCGCAGCTCCGCCTGCTCCGGCTTGGGGAAGAGCCGGGGCGCGAGCATCTTCGCCATGCCCATGGGGCCGAGGAACCGCAGCACCAGCAGCCGCAGCGCGAAGGCGAACTTGCGGCGCAGCGTCCGGGCCTTCAGCTCCGGCCCGCTGTTGACGATGACCAGGCTGCGCACCAGGTCCGGCCGGTCCACCGCGAGCTGGAAGCCCATCATCCCGCCCATCGACAGCCCCACCACGTGCACCCGGGTGAGGCCCAGCGCGTCGCACAGCGCGGCGATGTCCCGGGTGAAGAGCGGCACCCCGTACGGCCCCGACGGCGTCTCGCTCCGGCCATGTCCCCGCGCGTCCGGGACGATGACCCGGTGGCCCGCCGCGAGCCGGGGCGTCACCAGCTCCCAGTCCCGCCCGGACGAGCCCAGGCCATGCAGGAGCAGCACCGGCGCCCCGTCACCCCGCGTGTCGCAATGGAGGGACACCCCGTCGAGCGGAAGCATGGGCATGCCGGTCTCCAGACTCCGGCCGCCGGCTGAACGAACGGCCATTCACGGGTTCAGGTAGAAAGTGCTTCGATTCGCAGCGCCACCCTATCTGAACGAACGTTCGTTTTTCAAGGTTCTTTCATGAGTTCCCCTTCCCGCCCCCGGCTGCGAGCCCAGCCCGCGAGCCTTCCCCCCTCGGCCGGCCCCGACGGCACGCGTCGGCGCATCCTGGAGACGGCCCTGCAGCTCTTCGCGAGCCGGGGGTTCCACGACACGTCGATTCGGGACCTGGCCGCCGTGCTGGAGCTGCGGCCGAGCGCGCTGTACGCGCACTTCCCCTCCAAGGAGCACGTGCTCATGGAGCTGGTGCGCATCGGCCATGAGGCCCACCACGAGCTGCTCCGGGCAGCCCTGCTGGACGCGGGCGCCGAGCCCGCCGAGCAGGTGCGGGCGCTCGTCCGGGCCCACACCCGCGCTCACGCGGAGCACCCGCAGCTGGCCCTGGTGGTGAACGAGGAGTTCTACGCGCTGACACCGGAGATGGCCGCGCCCGCGCTGGCGCTCCGTGAGCAGTCGGCCGCCCTGCTCATGGAGGTCATCGAGCGCGGCGTCTCCAAGAGACGCTTCGCGCCTCCCCATCCCCTCGTCACCGCGCGCGCGATTGCCGCGATGGGGGTGCGCCTCCCGTACTGGTACGAGCCAGGAGGCGCACTGGACGTCGACACCCTCGCCGACGCCCACGCCGAGCTGGCGCTGCGCATGCTGGGCAGCGCCACCAGCCGCTAGAAGTAGGTCAGCGAGCCCAGGTCCAGGGCGATGCTGCTGTGGTGGCTGAAGATGAAGGTCGAGTTGCTGAACGAACCCCACAGCAGCCCACCGACAGGGTGCGTCGTCCCGTCCCAGGTGAAGACGGGCGAGCCGCTATCCCCGGAGTCGACGCCCGCGTTCACGGAGTACTGGCACAGGAGCGCAATCGAGGAGCCGCTCTGGTTCACCGTGAAGCACGTGTTCGCGATGGGGCCGAACGTCCAGCCCGTCGTCTGGCCCACCTTCTCGAAGTCCTGCCCGATGAGGGGAGCGCCGGACATGACGCCCACGGGAATCTCCGTCGAGGTGTTGACCGTCAGCGTGCAGTGGGTGGTGGGGTTGTTGCAGTAGGACACAGGCTCGGCGAGGCGTCCCAGCCGCGCCCAGGAGGAGTTCTTGAAGTTGGCATACGCCGAGTCGCTGTGCCGGCAGAGCTTGCCGCTGGGGCAGCCGGAAAGCGTGCTGATGTAGTTCGGGTCCATCCGCTCGATGCCGATGTCGTTCGGGTCCAGGAAGCCCGACTGGGGCTGGTCGAACTCGGTGTTCTCGGTGCCGCCCTGGACGTTGGTGCAGTGGGAGTTGGTGATGAAGCCCATCTCCCCGTTCCGGTCATTGTGGCGCACGGAGTAGCCGATGGTGCAGCCGCTCCCGTTGTCGTTGGTGATTTTGTAGCCACCCGGCACGGGGCGGACCTCGTCATCCAGCGTCGTCAGCAGCCGCACGGGCTCCTGGACGGAGACCTCCAGGCCCTCGACCGGCAGGCCCTGCTTCGCCCACCACTCGCGGACGCGCTCCGCGGCCTCGGCGGACGCCACGCCGACGCCGACGCGGTTGCGTCGCTCGTCCGCGTCGAGCGTCTGCACGCCCGGCACATTGAGGACCTCCACCGACCTGTCCCGCATGCTCACCAGCTCGGAGAACCGGAAGCGGGCCTCCTCGACAACGGTGGGCCGGCGCGCGGCGATGTCCTTGAAGCGCGAGGCGCGCTGGCCCGCCAGGGCGTTGCCAATGGCCGCGGCATTCGAGCGCTCCGCCGCGTTGGCCTTCCCGGTGAGCAGGATGCGCGCCGTTCCCGTCTCGTCCAGGTAGAAGCCTCCCAGGTTGGGCAGGCTCTGCTCGAGCGCGAGCAGCGCCTCGTCGGCATTGCTCGCCTTGGAGACGGCCTGGAGCGCGGTCGTCGTCGTCTTCGCCAGCACATCCTTGTCATTCACCGCCGTCCCGGCCGTGTCTCCGCAGGCGGACAGCGACAGCATTCCGGCCAGCGAGAAGGCCAGGGCCCCCTTGCGCACCAGACGTGACATGCCAACCGCTTCCTTCACGGACAACCGCTGCGACGTCTTCTCGGACTTCATCGCGTACTCCTCGCGTGGTGGGTGAGTCACCACGGATACGGTGCGCCATGATTTCCCTGGCAATTAGGGAGTGCTGGATTTGCTATTTTGCGGGCGGGGACGCGCTCCGGTGGCCCTGCTGACGTGTCAGGGCACTCCCCTGACACGTCAGTGCTCGCGACGAGGGAGCGCCGCGGCGCCCCTCATGCGCTCGCGGCTAGGGGACCCACTTGTAGACCATGCCCTGGGCATTGAGGCCCCAGACGGTGCCATCACCAGCCGCGGAGATGTTCCGCAGCGCGCCGGGAATCGGCTGCCAGGCAGCACCGGTCCACTTGAAGACCTGGTCCGAGCCGTTCAGGGCCCAGATGTTCTGGGCATTGCCCACCGTCACGAAGGTCATCCCCGCGGGGATGTTGTAGGCCCACTTCGTGCCGTCCCAGCGGAGGACGCGGTTGGCGTCCGGAGGGTTGGTGGCCCACAGCACGCCATCCGAGCCGACAGCGAGCTGACTGACGCAGCAGCCCTTCTTCTCCCAGGTGGAGCCGTTCAGCCAGAAGTGCGAGCCGCTATTGTCCAGGCCCCAGGCCGTGGTGGCGGTGATGGCGGCCACCTGCTTCATGCCGGTGGGGATGTTCCAGGTCCACTTGTTGTTGGCGACGTCCAGCTTCAGCACGCGCAGGGAGTCGGGAGGATTGGTGGCCCACACGGTGCCGTCGGCCGTGACGGAGAGGGTGCTGACGGTGCCGGCCTTCTTCTCCCAGGCCGAGCCGGTCCACCGCCAGGGGAAGCCGGCGGTATCCAGCCCCCAGATGGCGTTGGCGCTGCCCACCGAGACCTGCTTGAGCGTGGCGCCCGCGGGCCCCGCCACCAGCTCCCAGCGCGGAGTCGCCAGCGGCGCGGCCGGAGGGAAGAGGTCACTCCACTTCATGGTGATCTTCGCGTCCGACTGGCCGGCGAACACCACGTTCCTGCCGACGGAGTCCACGGTGATGGCATACACGTAGCGGGAACCAGGCTTCTCCCACTGCGCCACGACCTTGCCCGTGGCGTCATAGGCGACGATGCCCATCGCCAGCCGGTTGTCGGTGTAGCTGAAGGCCCAGTACGTGTAGCCCCCCCACTTGATGACGGGGCACGTGGTGGCCGCGGCCCCCGTGCCCGGCCCCTGAGTGCACGTCACCTTCATGCCAGCGGGGACGGCGGGCGGCGCGTTCGCCGGGACCTGGACGACCACGGGGGGCGGGAACAGCGCGTCCCACGTCATGGAGATCTTCGCATCCGACTGGCCCGCGAACGTCACGCTCTTGTTGGTGGCGTCCACGGTGATGGCGTACACGTAGCGGGCGCCGGGCTTCTCCCACTGCGCCACGACCTTGCCCGCCGAGTCATAGGCGACGATGCCCATCGCCAGGCGGTTGTCGCTGAAGCTGAAGGCCCAGTAGGTGTAGCCGTACCACTTGAGTACGGGGCAGGTGGTGGCCGCGGCCCCGGTGCCCGGCCCCTGCGTGCACGTCACCTTCATCCCCGGAGGAATGGCGGGGGGAGCGTTCGCCGGTACCTGCGCGACCGCGGGCACCTGCTGCTGCGCCTCGGCTCGGGGGGCGCCCACGAGCAGCAGCAATCCGATGGCGAGCCCCGCGAGGCTCGTGGCTTTCGAGTGACTTCTCATGTTCTTGGGTCCTCTGACGTTGGGGGTGTTCACGACGACGGCGCTGCTCAGAGCACGTCGCATGCCAACTCCCCCGGTGAGCGCCGCGAACTATGCTGGAGCCATGACGGCGCACGAGCGATTCGAAGTCGAACGGGGGCAGACGCGCCTCGCGGGCGAACACGCGGGGCGCGGGCCAGCGCTGGTGTTCCTGCACGCGGGAGTGGCGGACCGGCGGATGTGGCGCGCCGAGCTCGCCGCCTTCGCTTCCACACACCACGCGCTCGCGTATGACCGGCGCGGCTTCGGAGAGAGCCACGGGGCACCCGCGCCCTTCAGCCATGTGGAGGACCTCGCCGCGGTGCTCGATGCGCTGGGCGAGCGCCAGGCGGTGCTCGTGGGCTGCTCCCAGGGCGGACGCGTGGCGCTCGACTTCACGCTCGCGCATCCGGACCGGGTGCGGGGCCTCGTGCTCGTCGCGCCCGCGGTGAGTGGCGCACCTGCCCCCGCCGCGCCCGCGCCTTCCGTGGCGAGCCTCGCCGCGAGCATCGAGGAGGCGGAAGGCCGGGGGGATGTGGAGCGCGTCAATGCCCTGGAGGCCCGTCTGTGGCTGGACGGGCCGCAAGGTCCCGAGGGCCGGGTGGACGGCGCGGCGCGTGCGCTCTTCCTGGAGATGAACGGCGTGGCGCTGCGCGCACCGTCCCCCGGCGCGGAGCGGGAGCCCCCACCCGCGCTGCCGAGGCTCGGCGAGCTGCGCGTGCCGACGCGGGTGGTGTACGGGGACCTGGACCTGCCGCACCTTCAGGAGCGCTGCGCACTGCTCGCGCGCGGCATCCCCGGCGCGGACCTGCGCGTGATGCCGGGCTGTGCGCACCTGCCCAACCTCGAGCAGCCCCGCGCCTTCGAGACGCTGGTGCGCGAGCTGCTCGAGCGACTGGACGGCTGAGGAGGCCCCCGGGTGGAAAGACGGCACGCGGCGCGAGTGCTCCCTCGCGCCGCGATTCCCCGGCTACAGGCCCAAGGGTTGATGGCGCGCGGTCAGAGCTTCACGCAGGTCTTCCTATCCGCGCTCTGCGCCCAGCCACTGTAGGGGTTCGGGCGCGCGGTACACCGGCTGTAACCGTTGAAGGTGGAGCCGCTCAGGAACGGAGGGCCCACCGTTCCGCCGGTCAGGAGCGGATCGTTCTCGCCCAGGATGCCGTCCTTACAGAACATCGCAAGGTCGAGCCCGCCATTGGGGAAGTCATTGCAGTCGGAGGGACACGACACCGGGTAGATCGTCTTGCTGGAACCGCTGGCGATGACATACCCATCACCGAGCACACAGCTCGCCGCCAGCGAGCCCGTAGCGGACTCCACCGGCGTGGAGCCCCCCTTGTCGCCAGTCGGAGTGGCATCCCCCTGGGCGTCGCCGCCGCAGCCGAGCAACGCCATCGCACCGGCCAAGACTGCTCCCACCAACGAAGGCTTCAAGAACGCTTTGACGGACAAGTCGATGCTCCACACGTAGAGGGGACTGCTGCGCTGGCCGCGAGCTGGCGGCCATGAAGCATCCTGTGCAGCACGTCTGACACGCTCATCGGCGGCTATTCGAGGATGAAGTCCCGTGGCCGCAGCGGCTCGGGCTGTGGCTCGCCCAGCGCTTCGAGCAGATTCATCTCGGCCGTGCGGGCAAGCGCGAGCAGGGGCAGGTCATTGGGGGCATCCCCGAAGGGCTCCTCCAACTCGTCGCTCAACCGGTCGAGCCCGAAGAAGGTGTAGGCGATCATCGCCGAGAGCACCGGCGTGAACCAACCCACGGCTTCGGCGAGCCCGAAGGGAAGCAGCAGGCAGAAGAGGTACGCGGTGCGGTGGAGAAGCACCGTGTACGCGAAGGGCACGGGGGTGAAGCGGATGCGCTCGCAGGCGCACAGCACGCCCATCAGCGCATGCACCCGCTCGCTCAGCGTGCTCCAGGGGATGTCGGAGAGCCGGCCCTGCCGCCGCAACGCGGCCAGCTCCTCGGCGTGCCCGCGCAGCAGGGCATTCGGCCGGTTTGCACTGGCCAGCACGCGCGAGCGCTCCGGCTCCGGGACGAAGCGGGAGATATCCTCCCCGGCATCGTGCCCCCGCAGGTGCGCGGCGAGCGCGTGCGCGAAGGCGATGTTCCGGTGCACGAGCCGCCGCGCCACCTGTTGCCCTGCCAGGGGCAGCTCGGTGCGGCCGTCGTCCAGCAGGGTGATGGCCTCGTGCGAGAACGTGCGCAGCTCGATGAGGAGTGCGCCCCAGACCTTGCGAGCTTCCCACCAGCGCTCGTAGGAGGCGTTGTTCCGGAAGCCGAGGAAGATGGAGAGTGCGATGCCCAGCAACGACAGGGGCGCGGGTGAGGCGACCAGCGGGCGCATGCCGCTCTGCCTGAAGCCCCAGACGACGAGGCAGGACAGCACCGCGATGCCCAGGACGTGAGGCAGGACGCGCGGCAGGATGGTGCCGCGCACGACGAAGAGGAGTCGGAGAGGGCTGGGACGGGGACGGACAATCACGGTCCGCGCCCTCCTGCTCCAATTCCCCGGTGGCCGCAAGGACACTGCGCCCCGGTCCATTCAGGAAGCGAAGCGCCGCGTGGGCTGGAGCTCAATACACCGGGCCCGTTGCCCGGCCCGTGACACTTCGGTCGGAGTGCATCAGCGGCCCGATTCCCGGCCCTGGGAGCGGACGTAGCGCCAAGCCACTTTCGTCGCTCCGGGAGCTCGCTTATGACGGGTCTGCCTCGTCCATGAGGATGTGGGCGTCATGCCCACGCCACGACAACCGGGTCCAGCACCCGGCAGGAGAACGAAATGTTTGGGAAGCTCGCCGCGGATGCCCTCGGTCTCAGCGACATCGGCTCCGTCATCGCTCCGGCGGATTACGACAAGGTGGACTCCGACGACTACGTGATGCACGAGGACCAGGAGAAGATCTTCTTCCTCATCAAGTCCAAGTCCGACGAGTACTGCTTCACCAACAAGGCGCTCATCCACCTGGACGGCACCAGCGCCGCCAGCAAGAAGCGCATGCTGCGCCGCTACAGCTACAGCACCCATCCGGTCTCGAATGTGATGCTGGAGACGGCCGGCAACATGGACATGGACGTGGAGATCAAGTTCCACCTTGGCAACAAGGACTTCTCCATCGACGTGCACAAGAAGCAGCTGGAGCAGGTGAAGGACCTCTACAAGGCGCTGTTCCGCATCTCCGAGCTGATTCGGGAGAATGAAGTCATGCTCGGCCACGCCAAGGCCAGCGTCGAGGTCGCCTCGTCCACGCTCGGTCGCGGTCAGGCGGGCGCCACGCCCACGGTGGAGGCGTTCAAGGAGCTCAACCAGGCCGCCTTCGCCTGGCTCAGCGGCGCGCAGCAGAAGTACCACGTGAAGGACTTCGGCTCCGTGTTCGAGCGCTACATCAAGGCCTGAGCCGGTCGGGGTTGACTCCAGCGCAGACCGCCAGAGGGGACGGAGCGCCGTCAAACGCGCCCGTCCCTTCCGACTGGCGAGCAGGCAGGCCCCTGGTGGTTCTCCAGGAGGGACTCCCGCGCGCGAGCCGGCGGAGCCCGCGCCCGCCTCACCCCTTCGGGTAGCGCTCGAGGCTTCCGGGGCGACGCGCCTCGGGGTAGAGGGCACCCATGCCATTGACGATGTTGCTGCTCCTCGCGCTGGGCCTGGCCATGGACGCCACGGCCGTCTCCATCGCGAGTGCGCTCGCGGCCCCGCGCGTCCGGGTACGTGACGCCCTCCTCGTCGCTTCACTCTTCGGCCTCTTCCAGGCGGGCATGCCCGTCATCGGCTGGGCCGTGGGGGCGCAGTTCGCGGATGCCATCGCGGCCTGGGACCACTGGCTGGCCTTCGTGCTCCTCGCGGGCATCGGGGGCAAGATGCTGCATGAGGCCTATACCCACCGCCACCTGGGGACGGGCGCCGCACCGAAGGCGGGCGAGGCGCCCGTCGCGAGCGACCCGTTCCACCCGGCGCGGCTCACCGTCATGGCGCTGGCCACCAGCATCGACGCGCTGGCGGCGGGGGTGACGCTCCCAGCGCTCAACGTCCACATCGCGATGGCAGCGGCCATCATTGGCGGGGTGACGCTCGTCCTGTGCCTGCTGGGCATGAGCGTTGCGCGACGGTTCGGTGAGTCGCTCGAGGGCAAGCTCGACGTCGTCGGAGGCATCGTCCTCATCGGGCTCGGCTTCAAGACGCTCCTGGAGCACCTCCTCGCCTGAGCGCGGCGGCCCACGAGCGGACGCGGCCGGAGCTGGCAATCCCGGTGCCGCCCTCCGCGGGTTCGACATAGGGTCGTCCACCGTGGACTGGCTCAACTACCATCACCTCTACTACTTCTGGGTCGTCGCGAAGGAAGGGAGCATCGTCGCCGCGAGCAAGAAGCTTCGCCTGGCGCACCCGACCATCAGCGGCCAGATTCGCAGGCTCGAAGAGGTGCTGGGCGAGAAGCTGTTCGCGCACA
Above is a genomic segment from Pyxidicoccus trucidator containing:
- a CDS encoding TetR family transcriptional regulator, which produces MTRGDLIGAARKLFTDQSYAETSTPEIAAAAGVTRGALYHHFEDKQALFRAVVEQEALAVAEEIERATPPALPVRRALLAGADAYLAAMALPGRTRLLLLDGPAVLGRAEMDAIDLRHAGRTLREGLAAAMREGTMVKGPLDALTGLLSAAFDRAALAIDAGASAADYRGAIVALIEGLLTVKARARP
- a CDS encoding VOC family protein, with the protein product MKTTAYYPVLLAPDVAEAARFYVTHFQFKPLFESDWYVHLQSTRSSSVNLGIVRNDHETLPQASRGSTSCLLLNFEVDDPDEVYARVQAANLPILRTLRDEPFGQRHFITADPNGVMIDVIKPIPPSAEFAAQYADEALPR
- a CDS encoding alpha/beta hydrolase family esterase, with product MSMSRSVGALARMLLVSLALFTGAPAEAGSWVHGYHGGRGFQLWVPEGYQPDAPLPLVVALHGCLQNPDQFAGLTRLNVKADAERFLVLYPNQAVFANPTQCWNFMLGTNQERGSGEPALMVGMVDLVKQHYAVDARRVYVGGVSAGAVMAGTLMACYSDVFAAGMVGAGAMYKAATTISGTAWAMTFGSIYHPDDRGRDAWVCSGRPGRTVPVLVMHGTEDDVVNPINGEQAVRQFLQTSDYGDDGLNNDSVRYVATWKASASVPGGRTYTVTDYVYGGELLARHYSIRGMGHAWPGGDARYPFADPSGPDATTFMWDFFRQHALDAP
- a CDS encoding alpha/beta fold hydrolase, with the protein product MPMLPLDGVSLHCDTRGDGAPVLLLHGLGSSGRDWELVTPRLAAGHRVIVPDARGHGRSETPSGPYGVPLFTRDIAALCDALGLTRVHVVGLSMGGMMGFQLAVDRPDLVRSLVIVNSGPELKARTLRRKFAFALRLLVLRFLGPMGMAKMLAPRLFPKPEQAELRQRVLDTLGHNDADAYRRATRGLLGWSVLERVKDIACPVLVLHSERDYTPLSEKQAYVALLRDARLQVLSDSGHAAPLDQPEQLAEAVEGFLREVEGAAPATRLPA
- a CDS encoding TetR/AcrR family transcriptional regulator; amino-acid sequence: MSSPSRPRLRAQPASLPPSAGPDGTRRRILETALQLFASRGFHDTSIRDLAAVLELRPSALYAHFPSKEHVLMELVRIGHEAHHELLRAALLDAGAEPAEQVRALVRAHTRAHAEHPQLALVVNEEFYALTPEMAAPALALREQSAALLMEVIERGVSKRRFAPPHPLVTARAIAAMGVRLPYWYEPGGALDVDTLADAHAELALRMLGSATSR
- a CDS encoding tectonin domain-containing protein codes for the protein MRSHSKATSLAGLAIGLLLLVGAPRAEAQQQVPAVAQVPANAPPAIPPGMKVTCTQGPGTGAAATTCPVLKWYGYTYWAFSFSDNRLAMGIVAYDSAGKVVAQWEKPGARYVYAITVDATNKSVTFAGQSDAKISMTWDALFPPPVVVQVPANAPPAVPAGMKVTCTQGPGTGAAATTCPVIKWGGYTYWAFSYTDNRLAMGIVAYDATGKVVAQWEKPGSRYVYAITVDSVGRNVVFAGQSDAKITMKWSDLFPPAAPLATPRWELVAGPAGATLKQVSVGSANAIWGLDTAGFPWRWTGSAWEKKAGTVSTLSVTADGTVWATNPPDSLRVLKLDVANNKWTWNIPTGMKQVAAITATTAWGLDNSGSHFWLNGSTWEKKGCCVSQLAVGSDGVLWATNPPDANRVLRWDGTKWAYNIPAGMTFVTVGNAQNIWALNGSDQVFKWTGAAWQPIPGALRNISAAGDGTVWGLNAQGMVYKWVP
- a CDS encoding alpha/beta fold hydrolase, whose translation is MTAHERFEVERGQTRLAGEHAGRGPALVFLHAGVADRRMWRAELAAFASTHHALAYDRRGFGESHGAPAPFSHVEDLAAVLDALGERQAVLVGCSQGGRVALDFTLAHPDRVRGLVLVAPAVSGAPAPAAPAPSVASLAASIEEAEGRGDVERVNALEARLWLDGPQGPEGRVDGAARALFLEMNGVALRAPSPGAEREPPPALPRLGELRVPTRVVYGDLDLPHLQERCALLARGIPGADLRVMPGCAHLPNLEQPRAFETLVRELLERLDG
- a CDS encoding bestrophin family protein, producing the protein MIVRPRPSPLRLLFVVRGTILPRVLPHVLGIAVLSCLVVWGFRQSGMRPLVASPAPLSLLGIALSIFLGFRNNASYERWWEARKVWGALLIELRTFSHEAITLLDDGRTELPLAGQQVARRLVHRNIAFAHALAAHLRGHDAGEDISRFVPEPERSRVLASANRPNALLRGHAEELAALRRQGRLSDIPWSTLSERVHALMGVLCACERIRFTPVPFAYTVLLHRTAYLFCLLLPFGLAEAVGWFTPVLSAMIAYTFFGLDRLSDELEEPFGDAPNDLPLLALARTAEMNLLEALGEPQPEPLRPRDFILE
- a CDS encoding PH domain-containing protein; translated protein: MFGKLAADALGLSDIGSVIAPADYDKVDSDDYVMHEDQEKIFFLIKSKSDEYCFTNKALIHLDGTSAASKKRMLRRYSYSTHPVSNVMLETAGNMDMDVEIKFHLGNKDFSIDVHKKQLEQVKDLYKALFRISELIRENEVMLGHAKASVEVASSTLGRGQAGATPTVEAFKELNQAAFAWLSGAQQKYHVKDFGSVFERYIKA
- a CDS encoding manganese efflux pump MntP family protein, producing MPLTMLLLLALGLAMDATAVSIASALAAPRVRVRDALLVASLFGLFQAGMPVIGWAVGAQFADAIAAWDHWLAFVLLAGIGGKMLHEAYTHRHLGTGAAPKAGEAPVASDPFHPARLTVMALATSIDALAAGVTLPALNVHIAMAAAIIGGVTLVLCLLGMSVARRFGESLEGKLDVVGGIVLIGLGFKTLLEHLLA